A genomic window from Lycium barbarum isolate Lr01 chromosome 4, ASM1917538v2, whole genome shotgun sequence includes:
- the LOC132638745 gene encoding polygalacturonase-like isoform X2 yields the protein MDLKFKLVHFALVVLFLAHLGESQNATFDITKYGANSNADISEAVLKAFQEACQATSPSTIVIPKGTFQMNQVKLEGPCKGPIELQIQATLKAPSDPNQLKTGEWLTVNKLDGFTMSGGGILDGQGKAAWECKESKKCNKLPNNLSFNSLTNSIIKDITTLDSKSFHVNVNQCKNLTFLHFNVSAPAGSPNTDGIHISRSSSVNVTDSSFATGDDCISIGDETEQLYITKVTCGPGHGISVGSLGGNPDEKPVVGVFVKNCTFISTDNGVRIKTWPASHPGVVSDIHFEDIIVQNVSNPIVIDQVYCPAGKCNKDVWICIGVQRMMKIKDSTNGARS from the exons ATGGATTTGAAATTCAAGTTGGTGCATTTTGCATTGGTGGTGTTATTTCTAGCACACCTTGGGGAATCTCAAAATGCAACTTTTGATATAACAAAGTATGGTGCCAATAGCAATGCTGATATTAGTGAG GCCGTTCTGAAAGCTTTTCAAGAGGCATGTCAAGCTACAAGCCCAAGCACCATTGTGATCCCAAAGGGAACATTCCAAATGAACCAAGTGAAACTAGAAGGCCCATGCAAAGGCCCAATTGAACTTCAAATCCAAGCCACTTTGAAAGCTCCTTCAGATCCTAACCAACTCAAGACTGGTGAATGGTTGACTGTCAACAAACTTGATGGATTCACCATGTCTGGTGGTGGGATCCTTGATGGTCAAGGTAAAGCTGCATGGGAATGCAAGGAGTCCAAAAAGTGCAACAAGCTTCCCAAT AACTTGAGCTTCAACTCCCTCACAAATTCCATAATCAAGGACATAACTACACTGGACAGCAAATCATTCCACGTGAACGTGAATCAATGCAAGAACTTAACGTTCCTCCACTTCAACGTCAGTGCTCCAGCTGGAAGCCCCAACACTGATGGCATCCACATCTCGAGGTCGAGCTCTGTGAATGTTACAGACTCCAGTTTTGCTACCGGAGACGATTGCATTTCCATTGGCGATGAAACGGAACAACTTTACATCACTAAGGTCACTTGTGGACCTGGCCATGGTATTAGTGTTGGTAGCCTTGGTGGAAATCCTGATGAAAAGCCAGTTGTTGGTGTTTTTGTTAAGAATTGCACTTTCATTAGCACTGACAATGGTGTTAGGATTAAGACATGGCCTGCTTCTCACCCTGGTGTTGTCTCTGATATTCACTTTGAGGATATCATTGTGCAAAATGTTAGCAACCCTATTGTCATTGATCAAGTTTACTGCCCAGCTGGCAAATGCAACAAAGAT gtatggatttgcattggagtacaacgaatgatgaagatcaaagacagcacaaatggagctagaagttag
- the LOC132638744 gene encoding polygalacturonase-like: MDLKFKLVHFALVVLFLAHLGESQNATFDITKYGANSNADISEAVLKAFQEACQSTSPSTIVIPKGTFQMNQVKLEGPCKGPIELQIQATLKAPSDPNQLKTGEWLTVNKLDGFTMSGGGILDGQGKAGWECKESKKCNKLPNNLSFNSLTNSIIKDITTLDSKSFHVNVNQCKNLTFLHFNVSAPAGSPNTDGIHISRSSSVNVTDSSFATGDDCISIGDETEQLYITKVTCGPGHGISVGSLGGNPDEKPVVGVFVKNCTFISTDNGVRIKTWPASHPGVVSDIHFEDIIVQNVSNPVVIDQVYCPAGKCNKNLPSQVKISKVTFQNIKGTSRTQAAVSLLCSKGTPCEGVEVGDIDITYSGKEGPAKSSCENIKPSLKGKQNPQVCTAAASPAAAPAAPSSS; encoded by the exons ATGGATTTGAAATTCAAGTTGGTGCATTTTGCATTGGTGGTGTTATTTCTAGCACACCTTGGGGAATCTCAAAATGCAACTTTTGATATAACAAAGTATGGTGCTAATAGCAATGCTGATATTAGTGAG GCCGTTCTGAAAGCTTTTCAAGAGGCATGTCAATCCACAAGCCCAAGCACCATTGTGATCCCAAAGGGAACATTCCAAATGAACCAAGTGAAACTAGAAGGCCCATGCAAAGGCCCAATTGAACTTCAAATCCAAGCCACTTTGAAAGCTCCTTCAGATCCTAACCAACTCAAGACTGGTGAATGGTTAACTGTCAATAAACTTGATGGGTTCACCATGTCTGGTGGTGGGATCCTTGATGGTCAAGGTAAAGCTGGATGGGAATGCAAGGAGTCCAAAAAGTGCAACAAGCTTCCCAAT AACTTGAGCTTCAACTCCCTCACAAATTCCATAATCAAGGACATAACTACACTGGACAGCAAATCATTCCACGTGAACGTGAATCAATGCAAGAACTTAACGTTCCTCCACTTCAACGTCAGTGCTCCAGCCGGAAGCCCCAACACTGATGGCATCCACATCTCGAGGTCGAGCTCTGTGAATGTTACAGACTCCAGTTTTGCTACCGGAGACGATTGCATTTCCATTGGCGATGAAACGGAACAACTTTACATCACTAAGGTCACTTGTGGACCTGGTCATGGTATTAGTGTTGGTAGCCTTGGTGGAAATCCTGATGAAAAGCCAGTTGTTGGTGTTTTTGTTAAGAATTGCACTTTCATTAGCACAGACAATGGTGTTAGGATTAAGACATGGCCTGCTTCTCACCCTGGCGTTGTCTCTGATATTCACTTTGAGGATATCATTGTGCAAAATGTTAGCAACCCTGTTGTCATTGATCAAGTTTACTGCCCAGCTGGCAAATGCAACAAAAAT tTGCCTTCACAAGTGAAGATCAGCAAAGTGACTTTCCAAAACATAAAGGGTACATCAAGAACTCAAGCTGCAGTATCACTTCTTTGTAGTAAAGGTACTCCATGTGAGGGTGTTGAAGTTGGTGACATTGACATCACATACAGTGGAAAAGAAGGTCCAGCAAAATCAAGTTGTGAAAATATTAAGCCAAGTTTAAAAGGAAAGCAAAATCCACAAGTTTGCACTGCTGCTGCTTCCCCTGCTGCTGCTCCTGCTGCTCCTTCGTcttcttaa